The Candidatus Methylomirabilota bacterium genome includes a window with the following:
- a CDS encoding thiolase domain-containing protein (Catalyzes the synthesis of acetoacetyl coenzyme A from two molecules of acetyl coenzyme A. It can also act as a thiolase, catalyzing the reverse reaction and generating two-carbon units from the four-carbon product of fatty acid oxidation), translating into MRPVYIVSGGVSKFAKARPDVTFQPMVKEAYDYALKDLGLEHRKFFEIVDGSVASYFSDHFQRQLMSGIMVQDYLGLCPKPSHRVEGGGATGGLCFQEAWKSVASGLMDVCVAYGFETMSHVNTWKGNEFIALASDVSFDYPVGGFYSGYYAMMVVRHMQEFGTTVEQMAHVSVKNHNNAFHNPYAQKRRLLTIEDVRRAPMVAWPLTRLDICVMSDGAATTILASEEGVNKLEKASGKRLKPAKIVGIGRGTDAMRMADRPHRQVLLLPHERASDYRGLKYPGIHSFRAGRMAAKLAYEMAGITHPIKELDFIELHDAYTSSEIQTYEDMGLCKYGEGGRWTEEGNPFLPNLDYGLTLKKPGTLPVNPSGGLIACGHPVGATGLMQAVFALWQLQGSIKKHFGNDRLQVKGARRGAIHSHAGTGTYVTVSIMEKV; encoded by the coding sequence ATGCGGCCGGTATACATAGTCTCGGGAGGCGTGAGCAAGTTCGCGAAGGCTCGGCCGGACGTCACCTTCCAACCGATGGTGAAGGAGGCGTACGACTATGCCCTCAAGGACCTCGGGCTCGAGCACCGGAAGTTCTTCGAGATTGTAGACGGATCGGTTGCATCGTACTTCTCTGACCATTTTCAGCGACAGTTGATGTCGGGCATCATGGTGCAGGACTACCTGGGGCTCTGTCCAAAGCCGAGCCACCGGGTCGAAGGCGGAGGCGCCACGGGAGGGCTCTGCTTTCAAGAGGCATGGAAGTCGGTGGCCTCGGGCCTCATGGATGTTTGTGTGGCCTACGGCTTCGAGACGATGTCGCATGTGAATACCTGGAAAGGGAATGAATTCATCGCGCTGGCCTCCGATGTGAGCTTTGACTATCCCGTGGGCGGTTTCTATAGCGGTTACTACGCGATGATGGTGGTCCGGCACATGCAGGAGTTCGGCACGACCGTCGAGCAGATGGCCCACGTCTCAGTCAAGAATCACAATAACGCCTTTCATAACCCCTATGCCCAGAAGCGAAGGCTCCTCACGATCGAAGATGTACGTCGCGCGCCGATGGTGGCCTGGCCGCTGACCCGTCTGGATATCTGCGTTATGTCCGATGGGGCAGCAACCACGATCCTCGCCAGCGAGGAGGGGGTCAACAAACTGGAGAAGGCGAGTGGTAAGCGGCTCAAGCCGGCCAAGATCGTTGGCATCGGTCGTGGGACTGACGCGATGCGGATGGCCGACCGACCTCACCGCCAGGTGCTGCTGCTCCCGCATGAGCGGGCCAGCGACTACCGGGGTCTCAAGTACCCGGGCATCCATTCATTTCGGGCAGGCCGGATGGCTGCCAAGCTGGCCTACGAAATGGCCGGGATCACCCATCCGATCAAGGAGCTGGATTTCATCGAACTGCACGATGCCTATACCTCCTCTGAGATTCAGACCTACGAGGACATGGGCCTCTGTAAGTACGGGGAGGGCGGCCGATGGACGGAGGAGGGGAACCCATTTCTGCCTAACCTCGACTACGGTCTGACGCTCAAAAAGCCCGGGACGCTTCCGGTTAACCCCTCGGGAGGCCTGATCGCCTGCGGCCATCCGGTGGGGGCTACCGGCCTGATGCAGGCGGTCTTCGCCTTGTGGCAACTGCAAGGGAGCATCAAAAAGCATTTTGGTAACGACCGACTGCAGGTCAAGGGTGCCAGACGTGGGGCGATACACAGCCACGCCGGCACCGGGACATACGTCACCGTGAGCATCATGGAGAAGGTCTGA
- a CDS encoding Zn-ribbon domain-containing OB-fold protein, with the protein MANAKGERANRKLTDEEPVALPETDDGTVLFNVPFPKDLAQLKTMAPIILKQPYQIDYIHSYGQDSPFFAGLANGKLLGTVCTKCGYKYATPKLHCMDCGIECDWFELPQVGAVHTFTVCYFGSEEFLKETPFVLILVEWPGVDTLFLSRLLGVGPLNPSMNWVGMKVRAKFRRLSKFKPTDVYFVPA; encoded by the coding sequence ATGGCGAACGCCAAGGGTGAGAGAGCTAATCGCAAGCTTACGGACGAGGAGCCCGTCGCGTTGCCGGAGACCGACGACGGGACTGTCCTATTCAATGTCCCGTTCCCCAAGGACTTGGCCCAGCTCAAAACTATGGCCCCTATCATCCTCAAGCAGCCGTATCAGATTGATTACATCCACAGCTACGGACAGGACTCTCCATTCTTTGCCGGCCTGGCTAATGGGAAGTTGCTAGGGACCGTCTGCACGAAGTGTGGCTACAAATATGCGACGCCCAAGCTGCACTGTATGGATTGCGGTATTGAGTGCGACTGGTTCGAACTGCCGCAGGTCGGCGCGGTCCACACCTTCACCGTCTGTTACTTCGGGAGCGAGGAGTTCCTGAAGGAGACCCCCTTTGTGCTGATCCTGGTGGAGTGGCCTGGTGTCGATACGCTGTTTCTCTCGCGGCTGCTTGGTGTCGGTCCGCTGAACCCTTCAATGAACTGGGTCGGGATGAAGGTTCGGGCAAAGTTTCGGCGTCTCTCCAAGTTCAAACCGACCGATGTCTACTTCGTCCCGGCGTAG
- a CDS encoding type II toxin-antitoxin system RelE/ParE family toxin gives MIGSFHDRGTEDIFDGRASPSARRTCASAMWAIARRKLDQLNRVRELRELAVPPGNNLEALRGDRRGQFSIRINDRYRICFRWRSGHAYEIEITDYH, from the coding sequence ATGATAGGCTCATTCCACGACCGGGGTACGGAAGACATATTTGACGGACGCGCATCGCCGTCGGCGCGCCGTACATGTGCCTCGGCGATGTGGGCCATTGCGCGGCGGAAATTGGACCAGTTGAATCGGGTACGCGAGCTTCGGGAGCTTGCTGTACCGCCGGGGAATAACCTGGAGGCCCTCCGGGGAGATCGCAGAGGACAGTTCAGCATCAGGATCAACGATCGATACCGCATCTGTTTCCGTTGGAGATCAGGCCATGCCTACGAAATTGAAATTACGGACTACCACTAG
- a CDS encoding HigA family addiction module antidote protein, which yields MPTKLKLRTTTSKESAAPYGRSRRAVITRRLPINRAPTHPGEMLLEEFLRPLGISQSEFATRLGVSFPRLNEIIHGKRGITPDTALRLARVLGMSADFWLGLQQDWDLWHAMRGKEAIKIARLEPLRRLA from the coding sequence ATGCCTACGAAATTGAAATTACGGACTACCACTAGCAAGGAATCTGCCGCGCCGTATGGTCGTAGCCGGCGTGCTGTAATTACTCGACGGCTACCGATCAATCGAGCGCCTACCCATCCGGGAGAGATGCTCTTGGAGGAGTTCCTGAGGCCGCTCGGCATTAGTCAGTCGGAGTTTGCGACTCGCCTGGGTGTGTCCTTTCCGAGGCTGAACGAAATCATCCACGGGAAGAGAGGGATCACCCCCGATACGGCATTACGCTTAGCGCGAGTGCTCGGCATGTCAGCCGATTTCTGGCTTGGTTTGCAGCAGGATTGGGACCTGTGGCATGCGATGCGCGGAAAGGAGGCCATCAAGATCGCGCGCCTCGAGCCGCTTCGTCGATTAGCTTGA
- a CDS encoding SAM-dependent DNA methyltransferase, producing the protein MPDLTDKSLESWIWDAACSIRGAKDAPKYKEFILPLIFTKRLCDVFDDEINRIAQEVGSRAKGFKLVKHDKKLVRFFLPLEPKNPDDAVWSIIRTLSDKIGEQLTTHLRAIADANPLLKGIIDRIDFNATTHGQRDIDDARLSNLIEAISAKRLGLTDVEGDIIGRSYEYLIRKFAEGGGQSAGEFYTPGEVGEIMAVIMDPQPGMGMYDPTCGSAGLLIKCELALDGKMKAAGKKTYAPLKLYGQELEPGTWAMANMNMIIHDMEGEIQIGDTFRNPKFRQGNRLQTFDRAVANPMWNQTEFKEKDYDADELDRFPKGAGYPGGKADWGWVQHILASLKPEGRAAVVLDTGAASRGSGNANTNKEKEVRRWFVEQDLIEGVIYLPENLFYNTTAPGIILVLNRAKPKEREEKLFLLNASREFTKGDPKNYIPDDAIRRIADTFIAWKEVEKYSRIVSHEEIAKNDYNISPSRYIHTGEADEYRPIAEIVEELDALEDEARATDKALRAVLTQIGKSSP; encoded by the coding sequence ATGCCCGACCTCACCGATAAATCCCTCGAATCCTGGATCTGGGACGCCGCCTGTTCCATCCGCGGCGCCAAGGATGCCCCGAAATACAAGGAGTTCATCCTCCCGCTCATCTTTACCAAACGGCTGTGCGACGTCTTCGATGACGAGATCAACCGCATCGCCCAGGAAGTCGGCTCGCGCGCCAAGGGGTTCAAGCTCGTCAAGCACGACAAGAAGCTCGTCCGTTTTTTCCTCCCGCTGGAGCCGAAGAACCCCGACGATGCCGTCTGGTCCATCATCCGCACGCTCTCGGACAAGATCGGCGAGCAGCTCACCACCCACCTCCGCGCTATTGCCGACGCCAATCCGCTGCTCAAGGGCATCATCGACCGCATCGACTTCAACGCCACCACCCACGGCCAGCGCGACATTGACGATGCTCGCCTGAGCAATCTCATCGAGGCCATCAGTGCCAAGCGGCTCGGGCTGACCGACGTCGAGGGCGACATCATCGGCCGCAGCTACGAATACCTCATCCGCAAGTTTGCCGAGGGCGGCGGGCAGAGCGCGGGCGAGTTCTACACCCCCGGCGAGGTGGGCGAGATCATGGCGGTCATTATGGACCCGCAGCCCGGCATGGGCATGTACGATCCCACCTGCGGCTCCGCCGGCCTGCTCATCAAGTGCGAGCTGGCGCTGGACGGGAAGATGAAGGCCGCCGGGAAGAAGACCTATGCACCCCTCAAGCTCTATGGCCAGGAACTGGAGCCCGGCACCTGGGCCATGGCGAACATGAATATGATCATCCACGACATGGAGGGCGAGATTCAGATCGGCGACACCTTCCGCAACCCCAAATTCCGCCAGGGCAACCGCCTGCAGACCTTCGACCGCGCCGTGGCTAATCCGATGTGGAACCAGACCGAGTTCAAGGAAAAGGACTACGACGCCGACGAACTCGATCGCTTTCCAAAGGGCGCGGGCTATCCCGGCGGCAAGGCCGACTGGGGCTGGGTGCAGCACATTCTCGCCAGCCTCAAGCCGGAGGGCCGTGCCGCGGTGGTGCTTGACACCGGAGCCGCCTCGCGCGGCTCCGGTAATGCCAACACCAATAAGGAAAAAGAGGTCCGCCGCTGGTTCGTGGAGCAGGATCTTATCGAGGGCGTCATCTACCTGCCGGAAAATCTGTTCTACAACACCACCGCCCCAGGCATCATCCTCGTGTTGAACCGGGCCAAGCCGAAAGAGCGCGAGGAAAAGCTCTTCCTGCTCAACGCCAGCCGCGAATTCACTAAGGGAGACCCGAAGAACTACATCCCCGACGACGCCATCCGCCGCATTGCCGACACCTTCATCGCATGGAAGGAAGTGGAGAAATACTCGCGTATCGTTAGCCATGAAGAGATCGCCAAGAACGACTACAACATCTCGCCGAGCCGCTACATCCACACCGGCGAAGCGGATGAATACCGGCCGATTGCGGAGATCGTGGAGGAGTTGGACGCGCTGGAGGACGAAGCGCGGGCGACGGACAAGGCGCTCAGGGCTGTTCTGACCCAAATCGGTAAATCATCGCCATGA
- a CDS encoding DUF4062 domain-containing protein, translating to MKQRIFISSVQKEFAEERQALKAYLLGDALLSRFFDVFLFEDLPASDRRADAAYLDEVRRCDLYLALLGNEYGAQGADGLSPTQREFDEATRLGKHRLVFVKGATDEDKHPKMRALMAVAGAQLIRRRFTTVAELIAAVYVSLVQHLEETGVLQFLPFDERLHPEASLDDLDPKTIAQFVRRARHERQFPLAESSPIANILTHLNLLREGRPTQAALLLFGRDPQRFFPSAEIRCMHFHGTEIQRPAPFYRIFKENLFSQVDHAVDFVLSKIDFSVGTRAESVQVPTAYEVPPDVIREAIVNAVVHRDYLQPSAIQVSVFKDRIEIGNAGEILPPLTLSQLRRPHRSISRNARLCEALYLAGYIEKFGTGTLMMIRESAAHALPEPDFDSRPGEFSSTLWRDWLTQTVVARMGLNDRQSAVIPHLKIRRRITNAEYRELTGVIARTASRDLEDLVAKGVLQQSSKTGRGTTYTLVQKPDINRINKTSPLPPTEQDINETNKTSTSSAIGSEMAQSAQTPSTPTRRKAAKPAEKRATHAPNTPKAARRRGKKEGKA from the coding sequence ATGAAGCAGCGGATCTTCATCAGTAGCGTGCAAAAGGAGTTCGCTGAAGAGCGCCAGGCGCTCAAGGCCTATCTCCTTGGCGATGCTCTGCTGAGCCGCTTTTTTGATGTCTTCTTGTTCGAGGACCTCCCTGCAAGCGACCGCCGCGCCGATGCCGCCTATCTTGATGAAGTCCGCCGCTGCGACCTCTATTTGGCCTTGCTGGGCAACGAATACGGCGCGCAAGGCGCCGACGGCCTATCCCCGACGCAACGCGAATTCGACGAAGCGACCCGGCTTGGCAAACACCGCCTTGTCTTCGTCAAAGGCGCCACCGATGAGGATAAGCACCCGAAGATGCGGGCACTGATGGCCGTAGCGGGCGCACAGTTGATTCGCCGCCGGTTCACCACTGTGGCCGAGTTGATCGCCGCCGTTTATGTCAGTCTCGTGCAGCATCTCGAAGAAACAGGGGTTCTTCAGTTTCTGCCCTTCGACGAACGCCTGCATCCCGAGGCGTCCCTGGACGATCTCGACCCAAAGACCATCGCCCAATTTGTCCGGCGGGCGCGGCATGAACGCCAGTTTCCCCTCGCCGAATCCTCGCCGATTGCTAACATCCTCACCCACTTGAACCTTCTTCGGGAAGGGCGACCTACCCAGGCAGCTCTATTACTTTTTGGCCGCGATCCCCAGCGGTTCTTCCCCTCGGCCGAGATCCGGTGCATGCACTTCCACGGCACCGAAATCCAGCGACCTGCGCCCTTCTACCGGATTTTCAAAGAGAATCTGTTCTCCCAGGTAGACCACGCTGTAGATTTCGTTCTCTCTAAGATCGATTTCAGCGTCGGCACCCGCGCTGAATCCGTGCAGGTCCCTACCGCCTACGAGGTCCCGCCGGATGTCATCCGCGAAGCCATTGTCAACGCCGTTGTCCACCGCGATTACCTGCAACCTTCCGCCATTCAGGTTTCGGTATTCAAAGATCGGATCGAAATCGGCAACGCCGGTGAAATCCTGCCGCCGCTCACCTTGTCGCAGTTGCGCCGGCCACACCGGTCGATTTCCCGCAACGCCCGCCTCTGCGAAGCCCTTTATCTCGCCGGCTACATCGAGAAATTCGGCACGGGTACTCTCATGATGATTCGGGAAAGCGCAGCCCACGCCCTGCCAGAGCCCGACTTCGATAGCCGCCCCGGCGAATTCTCCTCCACCCTCTGGCGCGATTGGCTGACCCAGACCGTTGTGGCCCGGATGGGCTTAAATGACCGGCAGAGCGCCGTCATCCCTCACCTGAAAATCAGACGCCGGATCACGAATGCCGAATATCGCGAGCTTACGGGCGTCATCGCCAGGACTGCTTCCCGCGATCTGGAGGATCTGGTTGCCAAAGGTGTGCTTCAGCAGTCGTCCAAGACAGGGCGTGGCACGACCTACACGTTGGTGCAGAAACCGGACATAAACCGGATAAACAAGACATCTCCCCTCCCGCCGACGGAACAGGACATAAACGAGACAAACAAGACATCCACCTCGTCCGCCATTGGCTCAGAAATGGCTCAATCGGCTCAAACGCCGTCAACACCAACCCGCCGTAAAGCCGCCAAACCAGCCGAAAAACGGGCTACCCATGCGCCCAATACGCCCAAAGCTGCCCGCCGCAGGGGGAAGAAAGAGGGCAAGGCATGA
- a CDS encoding restriction endonuclease subunit S, whose protein sequence is MARTKTPEGRHSGPPTPANAGAAWRSARFEDICSRVQDSASPTSTGKRLYLGLEHLASGQPSLIGRGSESEVKSSKTIFRSGDVLFGKLRPYLRKSVIVREDGICSTDILVFRATEKCIPEFICLLTHTDEFVGHAIATTSGVQHPRTSWSGLREFELYVPPIPEQQKIAAMLGVVQRAIEQQERLLALTTELKKTLLHQLFTQGLHGEPQKQTDVGPVPESWEERALEQAGDVIYGIQAAVAANLKPIGTKILTNKNITLDGTITLDSINYFVLKTKRHHETVLKKGDLLFNWRSGSKEHIGKTAYFDLNGEFTHSSFILRVRPNDEVTGRYLFYYLNFLRESGYFKKTQTFSVNAKFNKSAINRLPTYLPGKDERRDIVTALDAVAKKIDMLLVKKHLLEDLFRTMLHQLMTAQIRVHALDLPELKWFLAENAR, encoded by the coding sequence ATGGCACGGACCAAAACACCGGAGGGCCGACATTCCGGTCCGCCAACCCCCGCAAACGCCGGTGCGGCGTGGCGCAGCGCCCGGTTCGAGGACATCTGCTCGCGAGTTCAAGATTCCGCAAGTCCAACTTCAACCGGAAAGAGGCTATATCTTGGCCTCGAACATTTAGCATCCGGTCAACCGTCCCTTATCGGGCGCGGCAGCGAATCCGAAGTTAAAAGCAGCAAGACCATATTTCGATCCGGCGATGTGCTGTTTGGAAAGTTACGTCCATACCTGCGCAAGTCAGTGATCGTCCGGGAAGATGGCATCTGCTCAACGGACATTTTGGTGTTTCGCGCGACCGAGAAGTGCATCCCAGAGTTCATCTGCTTACTAACGCACACGGACGAATTCGTCGGCCACGCAATAGCTACAACATCCGGTGTGCAACATCCCCGCACATCGTGGTCTGGCTTACGAGAGTTCGAACTGTATGTTCCACCCATCCCCGAACAGCAGAAGATTGCGGCGATGTTGGGGGTGGTGCAGCGAGCGATCGAGCAGCAGGAGCGGCTACTGGCGCTGACCACCGAACTGAAAAAGACGCTCCTTCATCAACTCTTCACCCAAGGTCTCCACGGCGAACCCCAAAAACAAACCGACGTCGGCCCCGTGCCGGAGAGTTGGGAAGAGCGCGCGTTGGAACAGGCTGGCGATGTTATTTACGGCATCCAAGCGGCGGTCGCAGCCAATCTAAAACCAATTGGCACGAAGATTCTGACGAATAAGAACATCACGCTTGATGGAACAATTACCCTTGATTCGATCAATTACTTCGTCCTGAAAACCAAGCGGCACCACGAGACGGTGTTGAAAAAGGGCGACCTGCTTTTCAACTGGCGCAGCGGAAGCAAGGAGCACATAGGAAAGACCGCTTACTTCGACCTCAATGGAGAGTTCACTCATTCGTCGTTCATTCTGCGTGTCCGACCAAATGACGAGGTAACCGGGCGGTATTTGTTCTACTATCTGAACTTCCTCCGTGAATCGGGCTACTTCAAAAAGACTCAGACGTTTTCGGTCAACGCCAAGTTCAACAAGAGCGCAATCAACCGGCTTCCGACGTATCTGCCTGGCAAGGACGAGCGCCGAGATATTGTCACCGCGCTCGATGCGGTAGCCAAGAAGATCGATATGCTACTCGTGAAGAAGCATCTGCTTGAAGATCTCTTTCGCACCATGCTGCACCAGTTGATGACGGCGCAGATTCGCGTCCACGCCCTCGATCTGCCAGAACTGAAATGGTTCCTTGCGGAGAACGCACGATGA
- a CDS encoding virulence RhuM family protein yields MSNEPQSQFLLYQTDDGQTRLEVRLENETVWLTQSQMAELFQTSIPNVSMHIRNIFAEGELQDAATVKDFLTVRQEGSRQVSRSVEHYNLDVIISVGYRVKSHRGTQFRIWATQRLREYIVKGFALDDERLKRAGGGNYFEELLARIRDIRSSEKVFWRKVLEIYATSIDYDPSLEASQLFFATVQNKMHWAAHGQNKRKNYELIMGNEE; encoded by the coding sequence ATGAGCAACGAACCTCAATCCCAGTTTCTCCTCTACCAAACCGACGACGGGCAGACCCGGCTGGAAGTCCGCCTGGAGAATGAGACGGTCTGGCTGACGCAGAGCCAGATGGCCGAGCTGTTTCAAACCTCCATTCCGAACGTGAGCATGCACATCCGCAACATCTTCGCAGAGGGAGAGTTGCAGGACGCGGCAACTGTTAAGGATTTCTTAACAGTTCGACAGGAGGGCAGCCGGCAGGTGTCCCGCTCGGTGGAACATTACAACCTCGATGTGATTATCTCCGTAGGCTACCGCGTCAAGTCGCATCGCGGCACGCAGTTCCGCATCTGGGCGACGCAACGGCTGCGGGAATACATCGTCAAGGGCTTTGCGCTGGATGACGAGCGACTCAAGCGGGCCGGGGGCGGGAATTACTTCGAGGAACTGCTGGCCCGAATCCGCGACATCCGGTCATCGGAGAAGGTGTTCTGGCGAAAGGTGCTGGAAATTTACGCGACGAGCATTGACTATGACCCAAGCCTCGAGGCGTCGCAGCTTTTCTTCGCCACGGTGCAGAACAAAATGCACTGGGCGGCGCACGGGCAGAACAAAAGAAAGAATTATGAATTAATAATGGGGAATGAGGAGTGA
- a CDS encoding four helix bundle protein, with protein sequence MKSGNVIQEKSYAFALRAVKLYQHLAEQKKEFVLSKQLLRSGTSIGANVEEAIGGQSDKDFIAKIQIAYKEARETHYWLRLLRDSGYLTDVETASMIADCEELLKLSGSIIKTMKQRNDS encoded by the coding sequence GTGAAAAGCGGGAATGTTATTCAGGAGAAATCGTATGCGTTTGCGTTGCGAGCAGTGAAGCTATATCAACATCTGGCTGAGCAAAAGAAGGAATTTGTGCTCTCTAAGCAATTGTTGCGCAGCGGAACATCCATCGGTGCCAATGTTGAAGAAGCTATCGGTGGGCAGTCTGACAAGGATTTTATTGCCAAGATCCAGATTGCATACAAAGAAGCGCGGGAGACTCATTACTGGCTGCGCCTGCTGCGTGATTCTGGCTATCTCACAGACGTTGAAACAGCTTCTATGATCGCCGACTGCGAGGAACTACTCAAACTATCCGGAAGTATTATCAAAACCATGAAACAGAGAAACGATTCCTAA